CTTTTTAGACTATTAGAAACAAATGATGGTACAACTACACATAAATTTGATTTTTCATTTACAGCAGTAACGCGTTTTGCAAACTCAAATTCTATTGAAAATGGTTATTCTGTAAGCTATGACATGGGAATTGGATATACTCCAACCGGAATCGTTGTAAGTCCAGCAGTTGAAGTAGGCGGACAGAAATTATCAAATTTCACGTACAATGATGCCGATGGAAGTTTTACAGCGACAGGAACGGGTGGTGTGTCCGCAGTTATAGAATACACAGATAAACCCTTGGTTCTTACAGATGACTATAAATTTTTGCTTCCTGGTAAGCCACTTTCTTGGTTCGGATTCTTTGTAGATGATTACACGATAGATTCTCCTACAAACTCACCATTATTCTATGCTGAATTAGAAAAAGTTAACGCAGCATTACCTGCAGGACAGAGAATTGCCTCAATAGAAATATATGCAAATCATTCTATCGGAACTTTTGTTTATTACACTTTCGTGGGAAGAGGAGCTTTGCAACATCATGTAACAGTTCAAGAAGATGCTGCAGGCAAGAAAGCAATCTTGAAACATAAATCATGGAACGGAAATACGACGGTAGCAACACCAGCTTTCTTAGCAAGTATTGATAAATATTTTATGGATCCTGAAGGAATTTATGTAAAAGCAGAAAGCTTCAGGTTATTCTACTCAGATCCTGTTTATACCTTTACAAGTGCTTCAAGTCCATTTAGAATGACAACTTGGAAACTTAATTAATTTTAAAAAGCAGCTCATTTTTTGAGCTGCTTTTATCCAGCATAATTTCTGAATCAAGTATATAACTTCTTAATTTATAGATATTATGATTAAAAAAATAATGACACCTGCGACTATAGCAATATTCTTTTGGCTCATAGGGTTGCTTATTGTAAATGACTATTATTATTCATATTTAAGACCTTATTTATACCTCTCAATAGTAATTGCGATTGCGTGTGTAGTTATTGATAAGATTAAAGAAGATAAAGACGATTAAATAAAGCCAATGAATTTTAAGGCTATGAAAAATATAGTATTGGTACTAATTGCATCTTGAAAAAGATGGTAGAACCACATTAAAGATTTTTAGTTTTGTTTTTTTATTTTGGGGGAAACAGCTCATTTTATGGGCTGTTTTTTGTTTTTTAAGTTTAATCTTTCTTTATGTGAAATTATAATACTTTTTTTCTTATATTTAGGATCGAAATTAATTTTTTTCAAGTCTGAAAACTCAACAGACAATAAAGGATTGAGTTGCCAAAAAACCAAAAAAACTAATAATTATGTTAAAATCAATTTTAAATTTTCAAGGAGTTGAGATTTTGAACCGCGATGAGCAAAGAAGTATTAAAGCTGGAGAGTTAACTTGGGATTGTCAAACAGGAGATGGAGCCGTAATGGGGCAATATATTCATCCTTGTATTGATCTGCCAGTTGAAATTATTCCAGTTCCAGAGTTTGATTTACCTTAATTATATTGTTAGGTAAACTTTTAAGTAATGAAGCCGTTTCGTAATTGGAAACGGTTTTTTTGTTTTATTCTAAAGAAAGGCCCTTATTCACAAATTACACTATTGCTATTTTTTTTAAAAAGGGAAATATTATATATTTGACAAGTCATTTATAGCGTAGATAAAATTTATGAAATTTTCTTTTTTAATAGAAAATGTAAATAATTGATAAAATAAGCTATGAAGAAATATTAACATTAATTTTGAATATGAAATTACTAGAAGGAAAAGTTGCAATTATTACTGGTGCAAGCCGTGGAATTGGAAAAGGAATTGCTGAAGTTTTTGCTAAAAATGGAGCAAATGTTGCTTTTACATATAGCTCATCTGCAGCATCTGCAGAAGCTTTAGAAGCAGAATTAAATGCTTTAGGAGTAAAAGCTAAAGGATACCAATCTAATGCAGCAGATTTTAACGAAGCGCAGACTTTTGTTGATGCTGTTTTAGCAGATTTTGGAACTGTTGACATCTTAATCAACAACGCTGGAATTACAAAAGACAATTTGTTAATGCGTATGTCTGAGGCAGATTTTGACCAAGTAATTGATGTGAATTTGAAATCGGTTTTTAATATGACAAAAGCGATTCAGAAAACTTTCTTGAAACAAAGAGCAGGATCTATCATTAATATTAGCTCTGTTGTTGGAGTTTCTGGAAACGCAGGTCAAACCAATTATGCAGCTTCTAAAGCGGGTGCAATCGGATTTACTAAATCTGTAGCTCTTGAGTTAGGTTCTCGTAACATTCGTTGCAATGCAATTGCTCCAGGTTTTATCGAAACAGAAATGACTGCAAAATTAAGTGAAGATGTAGTAAAAGGGTGGAGAGAAGGTATTCCGTTGAAACGCGGAGGAACTACAGAAGACGTTGCAAACGCTTGTCTTTTCTTAGCTTCAGACATGAGTGCTTACATTACAGGACAAGTTCTTAATGTTTGCGGAGGAATGCTAACATAAGGTACTGAGGTACTAAGTTGCAAAGGTTCAAAGGTTTTAGTATTCAGTCTATTCTGATTCTAGATAGCTGAACTCCCTTAGTCAAATTATTGACTTTTTTAAATCTGACAACTGTAAACTGATACTGAATACTAAATTAATATGACTACAAACACAATTCTTTTATTATTGCTTTCTTTAGTAATTGCTGGTGGGTTGTCGTATTTTCAATATTTTTTCAAAGCCAAAAGTAAATCCAATGTGATTATACTTTTGGCTTTTTTACGTTTTCTAGCTATTTTCGGATTATTGGTTTTATTGATAAATCCTATTATTTCAAAAAAATCTCTCGAAATTACCAAAACGCCTTTCGCAGTTGTAGTCGATAATTCGAGTTCTATTGCCGCTTTAAAATCAGACCAGAAAGCAGTTGAATTGTATCAAAAACTGGTTTCAAACCCAGCTTTAAAAGAAAAATTCGATGTTCAAACCTATCAGTTTGATAATGATTTTAAAACTTCAGACCAATTTGATTTCAAAGGAAATCAGACTAATTTAGACGAAGTTGCCAAAAATCTAAAAAGCATCCACAAAAATCTGATTTTTCCAACAGTGATCATTACTGACGGAAATCAAACTACAGGAAACGATTATGTATATCGTTTTGATCCTGTCAATAAAGTTTATCCTTTGGTTGTGGGAGATACAACTACTTTTTTTGATTTAAAAATCAATCAGTTAAACGTAAATAAATACGCTTTTCACAAAAATAAATTTCCAGTCGAAGTTTTTCTGCAATATGCAGGAGACAAAACCACAAATGCAGAATTTACCATTTCTCAGGGAAACACTGTTGTCGCAAAAGAAAAACTTTCTTTTTCGCCATCAAAGAAAACAGCTTCGCTAAATTTATTGCTGCCTGCCGATAAAGTGGGATTGCAGATTTATAAAGCTAACATTCAATCATCTGCAAAAGAAAAAAATAGTTATAATAACGTCAAAAATTTTGCAGTTGAAATAATCGATCAAAAATCGACTATTGCCATTGTTTCGGCTATAAATCATCCAGATATTGCAGCATTAAAACGTTCTATTGAAGTTAATGCACAACGTAAAGTTATATTGGTTAAACCAAATCAAATTAATGATTTAGATGATGTTTCTGTTTTGGTTTTGTATCAGCCAACGACAGCTTTTAAAGCTATTTTTGACAACAATAAATTAACAGGAACAAATGCCTTTATTATAACAGGAAACAATACCGATTTCAATTTTTTAAATCAGCAGCAGAACAATCTGGTTTTTAAAATGAGTAATCAACGAGAAGATTTTTTATGTGAATTCCAATCAGCTTTCAACTTGTTTGCAATAGATAATATTGGTTTTGAAAATTTTCCGCCTTTGCAAAATCCGTTTGGAAATATCAGCACTAATGGAAATGTGTCTATTTTGCTTTCTTCAAAGATTAGAAACGTTTCTACGAATGCACCTTTATTGGCTTTCGTCGAAAATCAAGGAAAAAGAACCGCTTTTCTTTTAGGAGAAAATAGCTGGAAATGGCGTTTGCAAAGTCATGTTGATAATCAGTCTTTTGAAAAATATGATGTTTTTATAGATAAAATTATACAGTATTTAGCATCGTCGACTTCAAAGAAATCTTTAGTAGTAACACACGAAAGTTTCTATAATTCAGGAGAAGAAATCATTATCAATGCACAATATTTCAATAAAAATTATGAGTTTGACGAAAAAGCCAGACTTACAATTACTGTTGTAAATGCGGCGACCAAACAGACTAAAAATTACGATTTACTAAAAGGAAGTAATTCTTTTTCTGCTAATTTAGAAGGACTTCCAGCAGGAAAATATAATTTTTCAGTAAAAGAATTAAATTCAAATACTTCATACGCAAGTCATTTTGAGATTTTAGATTTTGATATCGAAAAACAATTCGTAAATCCAGATGTTGTCAAATTAGAGCAATTGGCGCAACAAACAGGAGGAAAAGCTTTCTTCGAAAACCAAGCCGATCAATTGATTAATACACTTTTAGAAAACAAAGAATACAAATCAATTGAAAAAAATATCTCAAGCAAAACTCCAATTATTGATTGGGTTTGGTTGTTGATTTTGATTGCTACTTTATTAACTACGGAGTGGTTTGTTAGAAAGTACAATGGATTACTTTAAGTAAGATGCAAAGGTTCATAGAGACAAAGGTTCAAAGGTTATGAAACGTATAACTTGAAACTTTAAACATGAAGCAAAATAAACTATAAACATGGACTTTAGGCTAAAAGTATTTTACACCGTTGCGCTCCGCCTTAATTTTACTAAAGCGGCAACAGAATTGTATATTACACAGCCAGCAGTTTCCAAACACATTCAGGAACTTGAAGAAACCTACAAAACCAAACTTTTTGAACGAAACGGTTCTAAAATAGCCTTAACACCAGCTGGGAAAATTCTATTAAAATATACTAAAAGTATTTTTGATATCTACAGAGAAATTGACTTTGAAATGAGTTCTTTCAACAAAGAACGCCAAGGTTTATTACGATTAGGAGCGAGCACAACCATTTCACAATATATTATTTCACCTGTTTTGGCGAGTTTTCATCAAAAGCAAAAAGATATAAAAGTCAATTTGTTGAATGGGAATACAGAACAAATCGAAAATGCCTTAATTAATAAAGAAATCGAAATCGGAATTGTTGAAGGGCAATCTAAAAATCAATCCATAAAATACATTCCGTTTCTTAAGGACGAGTTGGTCTTAGTCTGCAGCAGTAAAAATCCGTTGGTGCAACAAAATGAAATTTCAGTAAACGATTTAAAATCAATGAAATTCATTACAAGAGAACGTGGATCTGGAACACTTGAAGTTATAGAATTTGCATTGAAAAAAGCAAACTTAAAACTAGCAAATCTACATATTGAAATGCAGTTGGGAAGCACAGAAAGTATAAAATCGTACTTATTAAATTCAGATTGTTTTGCTTTTATGTCAATTCATGCCGTTAGCAAAGAATTGAAAAATAAGGAATTAATTGTTTTGGATATCGAAAAATTAGCAATAGAACGATATTTTTACATTATAACTTTACAGGGGAAATCGGATTCGTTATCAGAATTGTTTATTCAAAATTTAGCCTCTCATTATAACTTGAAGTTATAGCCAATTGCAATTTACGATTGGCGTTTTCAATATAAACAACGGAACTTTGCTACATAATATCAATGCCCATTTATTTTGAAAACAAAAGAACAAACAACAGCACAATTATTTGAAATTAATCAGCCATTACAGCAAGTCCTTTTTCTTGCCGTAATTCTTTTATGTTTATTTTCGATTATTTCTCCGCCGGTTGCACTTTTATTAGGCGTTTTAATTGTGAATCTTTTCGGAAATCCATTTGTCGAATTCAACCACAAAGCGATCACATTTTTATTGCAATTCTCAGTAGTCGGTTTAGGATTTGGAATGAATGCCAATAGTGCAGTTTCAGCGGGAAAAGAAGGATTTGTTCTAACTGTCTTTTCAATCTTTAGCACTTTATTTTTTGGATTATTGTTGGGAAAATGGCTTAAAACAGAGAAAAAAACTTCTCATTTGATTTCTTGCGGAACAGCAATCTGCGGAGGAAGTGCGATCGCTGCTATTTCGCCAGTTATCAAATCAAACGAAAATCAGACTTCAATTGCTTTGGGAGTTATTTTTATACTAAATTCAATTGCTTTATTCGTTTTTCCTTTTATTGGCCATCAATTAGATTTGTCACAAAAAGATTTCGGTCTTTGGTGTGCTATTGCCATTCATGACACTAGTTCTGTAGTGGGTGCGGCAAATAAATATGGTTCAGAAGCACTTCAAGTTGCTACAACAGTTAAATTAGCCAGAGCTTTATGGATTATTCCAATTTCTATCTTGACTGCTTTTTTCTTCAAGAATAAAAATTCAAAAATCAAGATTCCTTATTTTATTGGGTTGTTTGTAATCGCTATGTTGGTCAATACTTACATTCCGGCAACAAGCATTTTTACCTCACATCTTGTTGGTATTGCAAAAATAGGTTTGACTATTACTTTGTTCTTAATTGGTGCGACTTTAAACTTTTCAACGCTAAAAGCTGTAGGGGTAAAGCCATTGCTTCAAGGTGTGTTTCTATGGGTTTTTATCGCTGTTTTAGCTTTAATATCAATACTTTATTTAGGGTAAGACTATTTTATATTGGAGAATTTTACAATTGGCTTGTCAAGCATTTTGTAAAATTTTCCTTTGAATGAGAAGCGTCTTTCAATCTCAAAACTAAATGATTTTTTGTTTTTTGCCATTGTAGCAATTTCTTCAGGAAATTCAACATCAAAATCATCTTCAGTTCTTGCTTTTATATTGTAAGTTCCTTTTGTGGTAATAATAATATCTCTAAAATGTTTCTTAGAATTATCATTTACAATCTTATATGATCCGGACCAAGAGATAAATGAAGAATTGGTCAACTGATAATTATTGACTTCCATAATTGGCTGGTATTGACCTCCAAAACCGGCTACGAGATATAAATAACCTTCATAAGCACCTCCAGCTCCGCCATTTGCATGTATTAAAGTAAAAGCAAATTGATCTTCTCCAATTTCAACTAATTTAGGAGTCGGACATCGCGCAAAAGCCCCAAATGCAGCTACTGCAGGTTGAAAAGATCTCATTTCCCAAACATTATCATTTTTTGCAAATTTAGCAATGCCCAACAATCCTCCAGAAAAACGCCCTGTCTGAAGTCCGTCTTCGTCATGAACAGAATGATTAAAAGCTAAAATTTTAAACTGATTTCCTTTTGAATCGCTATAATCAATATTAGCGATAAGTCTTGTGGCAACGCCTTCTGTGTATGGAAACATTTGATCGCCTTCTACGCCATTTACATCAAGAAAAGGAGAAGGTTTACACGATTTGCATTTCCAGCTTATAAAAGTATTTTTATCAGCAAGATGATATAAGTTGCCAGGAAACAGTTTTTGCATTGTTTTCTCACCGTTTAACGGATCGGAAACTTTAAGGATTCTTTTTGGGTTTAATAGGGTGTCGCTAATATTTTTTAGCTGTAAATCAGTTTCTTGTGCAAAACAAAAAGCAGAAAGCAATAGAAATAAATTTAACGTAATCTGGCGCATAAAATTGAATTTGGTTAGTAAAGCAAATGTATAAAGAAAATTAGTGTTAATATAAGCTTATGTTGTTTTTACAGCTTAAAATCTCAAAAAATTAAAATTGTACAATCTTATTGATAGTATATTTTGCGTATTCTTTAATTAAAGCTAAATTTGCTCCCTCTAATAAAAAAAACAAATGAAAAAAATCCAAATGAGACCAAAATTAATCGCTTTCGGTGCATTAATTATTGGCTTTATTACTCTATCATGGGGAAATGTAGGCCATGAGCGTATTAACAAAGCTGCTGTAATGGCTTTACCAAAACAATTACAGATATTTTTCTACAATCACATTGATTTTATTACACAAGAAGCTTCGGTTCCAGATATCCGTAAGTATGCTTTAAATTATAAAGAAGAAGGTCAAAGACACTATTTTGATATGGAAAACTTTGGCCCTGCTGAAACTTATCCAAAAACATTAGAAGAAGCTAAACAAAAATACGATGCTAAATTCTTATCGGATAACGGAATCTTGCCATGGTATATGGAAGAAATGATGGCAAAACTGACTAAAGCTTTTAAAGAAAAAAACAAAGCTGAAATCTTATTCCTAGCGGCAGATTTAGGTCATTACGTTGGTGATGCGCACATGCCATTACATACATCTGCAAATCACGACGGACAATTGACAGACCAAAAAGGAATTCATTCACTTTGGGAAAGCAGATTACCAGAGTTATTTGTTAAAAATTACAAATTAAATGTTCCTGAGGCACAATATTATCCAGATGTTCACAAAGCAATTTGGGATTTGATCAACGATACTCACAGTTTAGCACAGCCTCTATTGGATATCGATAAAAAACTGAGAGTCGCAACTCCGCAAGACAAAGTGTTTAAAATGGATACCGAAGGAAATGTGTTGAAAACGAAATACAATACAGCTGTTTTCTCTGAAGACTATGCCAAAAAACTACACGAACAATTGAACGGAATGGTTGAAAGCCAAATGAAAAAAGCTATTGCAGCAACTGCAAGTTTTTGGTATACGGCTTGGATAAATGCTGGAAAACCAGATTTGAGCGATTTAGATGCACCAGCCGTAACTCAAAGAAACTATCAATTTTTACAAGATGATTTGAAAATGTTCCAAAAAGGAGATTTGTTTGGAATGAAAAATCAAAACGATTAAGTTTTTGTTTCAAATTTCATATTGAAATAGAACTTAAAAAAAGCCGCAAATTCTAGAATTTGCGGCTTTTTTAATTATTTATGTTTCACAATCTCATTGGCATAAAGTTTAGTGTTTTTTACGGCCAAATCTTTACGTTGATATTCTTTTTCTTTTAATACGTATGAAGCGGATTGATAATACGAAATGGTCTGATCGAGTAAATTTTGATTTCCGGATTTCAAGGGGATTTCGTCGTAATGAATTTGAAACTCAGGTGCAACATTCGGCGTCGGATTTAGTTTTAATTGAAACTGTTTTATCTGTTGTTTTGGAGATAAAATAGTCAAAACATTATCTTTTATTAATCCTAAATCCTGATAGGTAGCAATAAAAGCTCTTGGCTGATAGTCTGGTTTGAAAACATCACATCCAAAGAATTTGCTTTGATAATCAAAATTTAAAAGACCAAATAATGTTGGCATAACATCTATTTGAGACATCAATTTCGTGTATTTTTCAGGCTTCATATCTGGGGTGTATATTAAAGCTGGAATTCTGTATTTATCTAACGGAAGTTCTGTTTTTCCTGCGCTCGAAGCACAGTGATCGGCTACAATTACAAAAACCGTATTTTTAAACCATGGTTGGTTTTGAGCTTGCTTAAAGAATTGACTTAAAGCATAATCGGTATATTTTACACCGCCATCACGAGATTTAATATTTCCGGGAATATCAATTTTATTATTAGGATAGGTAAAAGGCCTGTGATTGCTTACAGTCATAATATGATTGAAGAAAGGTTTGTTTTCCTTAGCTTCAGCATTCATGATTTTGATTGCTTTGTTGTACATGTCTTCATCACAAACTCCCCATACATTAGAAAAAGTGATTTCGTTTTCTGAGAAGCTCGATTTATCAATAATTTGGTAACCATTTCCAGTATAGAAATCCTGCATATTATCAAAAAAGGCATCTCCTCCGTACATGAATTTTACATTGTAACCTTTTTGAAGAAAAACAGATCCAGTTGAAAATTTATTTTTGTTATCCTCTCTTTTTACAACACTTTCTCCAGCTGTTGGAGGAAGACATAGAGTTACGGCTTCTAGACCGCGTACAGTTCTGTTTCCGGCCGCATATACATTTGTAAAGAGCAAGCTTTTTTGAGCAAGACTGTCTAAAAATGGTGTAATATTTTGTTCGTTTCCGTACATTTTCATGAAATCAGCACTTAAGCTTTCAATCGTAATTAACACTACATTTTTACGTTGTTCAAGCGAATCTTCTTTTATTTCATGCAAAGTGTTTTTCCCTGAAATAGTAGGGATTTCTTGTTTTAATATTGCAAAGGCTTTTTCGTTTGGAATTGTTTTGTAGAATTTAAAATAATCTAATTTGTTGTTCTGAAAAGCCAAATAGAACTTATAAATGCCATTCGATTGCAATTCGTTAACGAAAATATTTTTAGAATTTTCCGTTTTAGCCAAACTAGGAATCGCCAATAAGGAAAAAACAAATAAAACGGCATAAATAGCTGTAATTTTTAATTTCTCATTGAAACTCGGAATTTCGTCAATATAGTTTCTTGATTTTTTTATGATGAAAAACGTAATAATTCCAGTGATAATAAATAATGCAGAAAAAATAGGAACTACAGGATAAGACTGCATAATATTTCCAATTACTTCGTTGGTGTAAATCAAATAATTGACAGCGATGAAATTGTATTTTACACCAAACTCATTCCAGAAGAAAAATTCACTAATTGCATTTTGTAAAATCAATAAAACGTAAAGAAAAATTACAAAAGCAAAAAGCCAAAATCTAAGCTTATCTCTGTGTTTTGGTAAGAAAAGAAAAAGCGCAAAAAGAAGTGTTTTTATCGAAACGAAAATCAAAACGATTCTAGGCAAAGCGCCACCATATTCATCAAAAATACTTTTTCCGGAAGCAATATATAGTACAAGTGCTAAAAAAGTGGCCAGTATAATATATCCGTACGGTTTATTATATTTTGAATTTGAAATAAAAATAAGATACAACCACAAGAAAGCCAGAGCTATAGAAAAAACAAAAAAGTCTGATACTAAGCCCAATGAGAAGATTTTTAAGCCCTCAGAAAAGGAAAATGAGCTTTGAGTGATCGGATGAAAAAGCAATACTATTCTAAGTATGAAACTTACAATAAAATAAAGTAAGCCAAGATTGTAAAAAGGCGAAAGTTTTTTGGAAAAATTCATCAGATTTATTTTTCTACAAAATTACTTTCGATTGATTAATGCCAGATTAAGTTCCACTTTTACCTTACTTAACGTTAGCTTAAAGTTTGCTTAAGATACTGGTTTTCTTTATTTATTAAAGTTTGGAACTATATCTCAAAGTGAAATTATTTATCTTTGAATAGCAAAAAATGAAATTCGAATTTTAAAAAGATACTATAAATGCATATTTTAATAGTGGAAGACGAAGTAGGAATTGTCCAATTTCTAAAGCAAGGTTTACAAGAAGAAGGTTATCAAATTACAACCGCAGCCGATGGTTCTAAAGGCTTTGAATTGGTTCAGGAACAAAAGTTTGATTTAATTCTTTTAGATTGGATGCTGCCAAAAATCAACGGTCTTGATCTCTGCAAGGCCATTCGAGTTAAAGATCAGACAACGCCAATCATTTTTTTGACTGCAAAAGATACTGTTCAGGAAACGATAGAAGGGTTAAAAGCTGGAGCAAACGACTACATTAAAAAACCTTTCAGTTTTGAGGAATTGGTAGAACGAATTAAAGTTCACTTTAGAAGTAAAAAGCAGACTGAAACCTTAACACTCGGAAACATTACGATGGATTTATCGAGACATATCGTTTTAAAAGGAGATGAAGAAATCTCGCTAACCCAGCGTGAGTTTGAACTATTGGCCTATTTAATACAGCATAAAGGAAAGGTTTGTACAAGAAATCAGATTTTGAGAGACGTTTGGGAAATCAACTTTGAATACGACACGGGTGTTATTGATGTTTTTATGAATGCAATTCGAAAAAAACTCAATCTTAAAATTGAAGAAGATTATATAAAAACCATCCGAGGCATTGGATATATCGCCAATGATTAATAAAATGACTTCATTATCCTTTAGAAATAGAATTGCATTAAATTATATTGTAGGAACAGGATTGTTGGTTCTTGCGGTCTTTTCAGCCATTTATTTTATTGTAAGACTCACCGTTTACAATCATATCGACGAGAATTTAAATATAGAAGTTCAGGACCATTTTAAAGAACTAAGAATAGAAAAAGGCGCTGTAATTTTTATGGATGCCGAAGAATGGGAGGAAAGAGAACATAATTCAGTAGATGTAAACCCTATTTTTGTTCAGTTTTTGGATTTGAACAAGAAAATTATCGAAAAATCGCCTAATTTAAAAAATGAAAAACTCGTTTTTCATGGTAAGAAAGAGGAATTTCATCCTTTTGATACGAAATTATTAGGAAATAAAATTCGCCAGATACAAGTTCCTCTTCATGTACAATCTAAAAAAGTTGGTTATTTGATTATTGCAATGTCGCTTTCTGATTCTTCAAAAGTTTTGGATAATCTAATGGACACTTTATTGATTACTTTTCCAATCATCCTTTTTATTTTATTTTTTCTAGCTAGATTTTATGCTGGTCGAAGTATTAAGCCAATAAATAATATTATTCAAACTTCGAAAATTATTACTAAAGACAATCTGAAAGCAAGAATTCCGTTGCCAAAAACTAGGGATGAATTGTTTACACTTTCGAAAACAATTAATAATTTATTGAATCGAATTGAAGATGCAATTGAACGTGAAAAACAATTCACATCTGATGCTTCACATGAATTAAGAACGCCCTTAACCGTAATTAAAGGAACACTTGAAGTGCTTGTCCGTAAACCTCGCGACAGCAAGGAATACGAAGAAAAGATTAATTACTGTATTAATGAAGTTGACCATCTAAATTCTCTTGTTGATCAGTTGCTTATGATGGCTCGTTTTGAGAATCAAAAACAGAACATTCTAAAAGAAAATGTTTATTTGAATGCAGTAATTTTAGATGTACTCACATTAAATACAGAGAAGATAAAGTCTGGAAAAATAAATGTGATTTTGGATGCTCAAGAAGAATTTTATATTTATTCTGATAATTATTTAGTGGTAACTATTCTTCGAAATATTATTTCAAATGCTGTAAAATATTCCAAACCGAATAGTGAAATTAAAATTTCATTGTCAAGAGAAAATCATAAAATTTCGTGCATTATTTCAGATCAAGGAATTGGAATTGCGAAGAAAGATTTAGAATCTATTTTGAATCCTTTTTTTAGATCAGATTCCTTAAATCACTCCGAAATAAAAGGAACAGGGCTTGGTTTGTTTATAGTAAAACGAATGACAGATCTGCTCCAGATTAAATTTAAAATCGAAAGCGAAATCGGGAAAGGAACCAAGGTATTGTTGGTTTTTGAAGAATATGATAATTCGTTAAAGTAATTTTAAAATCATCAAGTAAA
The Flavobacterium humidisoli DNA segment above includes these coding regions:
- a CDS encoding response regulator transcription factor, encoding MHILIVEDEVGIVQFLKQGLQEEGYQITTAADGSKGFELVQEQKFDLILLDWMLPKINGLDLCKAIRVKDQTTPIIFLTAKDTVQETIEGLKAGANDYIKKPFSFEELVERIKVHFRSKKQTETLTLGNITMDLSRHIVLKGDEEISLTQREFELLAYLIQHKGKVCTRNQILRDVWEINFEYDTGVIDVFMNAIRKKLNLKIEEDYIKTIRGIGYIAND
- a CDS encoding HAMP domain-containing sensor histidine kinase, producing MTSLSFRNRIALNYIVGTGLLVLAVFSAIYFIVRLTVYNHIDENLNIEVQDHFKELRIEKGAVIFMDAEEWEEREHNSVDVNPIFVQFLDLNKKIIEKSPNLKNEKLVFHGKKEEFHPFDTKLLGNKIRQIQVPLHVQSKKVGYLIIAMSLSDSSKVLDNLMDTLLITFPIILFILFFLARFYAGRSIKPINNIIQTSKIITKDNLKARIPLPKTRDELFTLSKTINNLLNRIEDAIEREKQFTSDASHELRTPLTVIKGTLEVLVRKPRDSKEYEEKINYCINEVDHLNSLVDQLLMMARFENQKQNILKENVYLNAVILDVLTLNTEKIKSGKINVILDAQEEFYIYSDNYLVVTILRNIISNAVKYSKPNSEIKISLSRENHKISCIISDQGIGIAKKDLESILNPFFRSDSLNHSEIKGTGLGLFIVKRMTDLLQIKFKIESEIGKGTKVLLVFEEYDNSLK